Proteins encoded together in one Planctomycetia bacterium window:
- a CDS encoding DUF1549 and DUF1553 domain-containing protein, which yields MRSFFAVAVSVALLIATSALAAPPVSAKKIPWAFKPLTAKAPPTVANTTWPSDDLDRFILADQESAGLKPNADADRTTLLRRLTFDLTGLPPTEQQLVSFLGDKSSEPVAVARVVDALLASPQFGERWARHWLDVVRYADSVGRTYNPPFTYAWRYRDYVIDAFNRDTPYDRFITEQLAGDLLPYKTVEERRRNLTATGMLALGSHDLQGGDQSQFEMDCVDDQIDVTSRAMLGLTIACARCHDHKYDPISTRDYYALAGIFYSSRIRAGVSYRGAGNGYVDHDKLIVLPVAQGSRTITPTLVPGVHSTNDFNAIWSTGRRDIRYTTDPNLCVGVEDDEIADCEICIKGDPHDRAPAPPRGDLRIPNLAKPAKIPSKSSGRLELARWIATPTHPLTARVVTNRVWQHLFGSPLASTPDDFGATSEGPTHPELLDHLAVRLTKNGWSIKQLIRAIVLSRTYRLSADTASNAAAKSDPDNRLYWRANLRRLEFEPLRDAMLAASGKLSLDPPTGIQVAGIGGKSNKTSVAGLLDVDDACRTIYLPVVRSRLPESYGTFDFPDPCQIAGRRDVTTVAPQALFFMNGSLATDCADRTIDQLLNETLADDSARVRLLYRRLLGRNATADEVRSAGQMLTKLTSSIPERWSTLAQALMCSAEFRYVR from the coding sequence GGTGTCGGCAAAAAAGATTCCTTGGGCATTCAAGCCTCTTACGGCGAAAGCGCCGCCGACCGTCGCTAATACCACCTGGCCGAGCGACGATCTCGATCGCTTCATTCTCGCCGACCAAGAGTCGGCGGGCCTAAAGCCGAATGCCGACGCCGACCGCACGACGCTCCTCCGACGACTCACATTCGACCTCACCGGCTTGCCGCCGACGGAACAACAGCTCGTTTCATTCCTCGGTGATAAGAGTTCGGAGCCCGTTGCCGTGGCGCGCGTCGTCGACGCTCTGCTCGCGTCGCCGCAATTCGGTGAGCGCTGGGCAAGGCACTGGCTTGATGTCGTCCGCTATGCCGACAGCGTCGGTCGCACCTATAATCCGCCGTTCACCTATGCGTGGCGTTATCGCGACTACGTCATCGACGCCTTCAATCGCGACACGCCGTACGACCGTTTCATTACCGAGCAACTCGCCGGCGACTTGTTGCCGTATAAAACCGTGGAAGAGCGCCGTCGCAATCTCACGGCGACCGGAATGCTGGCCCTCGGCTCGCACGATCTACAAGGAGGCGATCAATCGCAGTTCGAAATGGACTGCGTCGACGACCAGATCGATGTGACGAGTCGCGCCATGCTCGGCCTGACGATCGCTTGTGCTCGCTGCCACGATCACAAATACGATCCTATCTCGACGCGCGATTACTATGCCCTGGCGGGCATTTTCTACAGCTCGCGCATTCGAGCGGGAGTTTCGTATCGGGGCGCAGGAAACGGCTACGTCGATCACGACAAGCTTATCGTCTTGCCGGTGGCGCAAGGGAGCCGCACGATCACGCCGACGCTGGTCCCGGGCGTTCACTCGACGAACGACTTCAATGCGATCTGGAGCACCGGCCGACGCGACATTCGCTACACGACCGATCCGAACCTGTGCGTCGGCGTGGAAGACGACGAGATCGCCGACTGCGAGATCTGCATCAAAGGAGATCCGCACGATCGGGCACCGGCGCCGCCGCGCGGCGATCTACGCATCCCGAATCTCGCGAAGCCCGCGAAGATTCCGTCGAAGAGCAGCGGCCGGTTGGAACTCGCGCGCTGGATCGCAACGCCGACGCATCCGCTCACGGCGCGCGTCGTTACGAACCGCGTCTGGCAGCATCTTTTCGGATCTCCGCTCGCGTCGACCCCCGACGACTTCGGCGCCACGAGCGAGGGCCCGACCCATCCGGAGCTTCTCGATCACTTAGCCGTTCGGCTCACGAAAAACGGGTGGTCGATCAAGCAGTTGATCCGCGCGATCGTATTGAGCCGCACCTACCGCCTGAGTGCCGATACTGCCTCGAACGCCGCGGCGAAATCAGATCCCGACAACCGGCTCTATTGGCGGGCGAACCTTCGTCGTCTCGAATTCGAACCGCTGCGCGACGCCATGCTCGCCGCTTCCGGAAAGCTCTCGCTCGATCCTCCCACGGGCATTCAAGTGGCGGGCATCGGCGGCAAGAGCAACAAGACGTCGGTTGCCGGATTGCTCGACGTCGACGACGCGTGCCGCACGATTTATCTGCCGGTCGTGCGTTCCCGTTTGCCCGAATCGTACGGCACGTTCGATTTTCCGGACCCTTGCCAAATCGCCGGCCGGCGCGATGTGACGACGGTCGCGCCGCAAGCGCTCTTCTTTATGAACGGCAGCCTGGCGACCGATTGCGCGGATCGCACCATCGACCAACTCCTCAACGAAACATTGGCCGACGATTCCGCGCGCGTCCGCCTGCTCTATCGCCGACTTCTCGGCCGCAATGCAACTGCCGACGAGGTACGCTCGGCCGGACAGATGCTCACTAAGCTGACGTCATCGATTCCCGAGCGTTGGTCTACGTTGGCGCAAGCGCTGATGTGCAGCGCCGAGTTCCGTTACGTCCGTTAA
- a CDS encoding DUF1501 domain-containing protein: MPSHSLPSFGFSRRLMLRNTATGFGWLAAKALLAEPVQAQQRVFQSPLAPKAPNFKARAKRVIFMFMAGGPSHLDTFDWKPQLAKAGRGGKSQYLAPIFRFNPAGKSKIMISEIFPNLAEQADHMCLLNGMATGNPGHQQATVALHTGSENFVRPSVGAWVTYGLGTVAQDLPGFVTINPINDLGGAANYGSAFLPATFQGTRLGGGRGTVPNIANRRLSDADQRTQLDFVQATNRKLLDQMPGNPELEGLIESYELAYKMQTSVPETLNLDDEPAAMRTLYGLDDGASSNFGTQCLMARRLAEKGVRFIQLTSPGWDHHNNMRENLTRNAQSIDKPIAGLIADLKQRGLLDDTLIVWGGEFGRTARDDKGDGDGRGHANRGFTMWMAGGGVRGGMRYGKTDEMGENAVEGNMDIHDLHATILYLLGLDHEGLTFKYAGRDFRLTDTKGKVHTGIVA, from the coding sequence ATGCCAAGCCATTCTCTCCCGTCGTTCGGTTTTTCGCGCCGGTTGATGCTGCGGAATACAGCCACCGGATTCGGTTGGCTTGCCGCGAAAGCGCTTCTGGCCGAACCCGTGCAAGCGCAACAGCGGGTCTTTCAATCGCCGCTCGCGCCGAAGGCGCCGAACTTCAAAGCCCGCGCCAAGCGTGTGATCTTCATGTTCATGGCCGGCGGGCCGAGCCATCTCGACACGTTCGATTGGAAGCCGCAACTCGCGAAGGCGGGACGTGGAGGAAAGAGCCAATATCTCGCGCCGATCTTTCGGTTCAATCCTGCGGGGAAGAGCAAGATCATGATCTCGGAAATCTTTCCGAATCTGGCCGAACAGGCCGATCACATGTGCCTCTTGAACGGCATGGCGACCGGCAATCCGGGCCATCAGCAAGCGACCGTCGCGCTGCATACCGGCAGCGAAAATTTCGTACGCCCATCGGTCGGTGCGTGGGTCACGTATGGCCTCGGCACGGTCGCGCAAGATTTGCCCGGCTTCGTCACGATCAATCCGATTAACGATCTCGGCGGTGCTGCGAACTACGGCTCGGCATTTCTTCCCGCGACGTTCCAAGGCACCCGCCTCGGCGGCGGTCGTGGGACGGTGCCGAATATCGCGAATCGTCGACTCAGCGATGCCGATCAACGAACGCAACTCGACTTCGTGCAGGCGACGAATCGTAAGCTGCTCGATCAAATGCCCGGCAATCCGGAATTGGAAGGGCTGATCGAGTCGTACGAGTTAGCATACAAGATGCAAACCTCGGTCCCTGAGACCCTCAACCTCGACGACGAGCCCGCGGCGATGCGCACGCTCTACGGTCTCGACGACGGTGCTTCAAGCAACTTCGGCACGCAATGCCTAATGGCCCGCCGACTTGCGGAAAAAGGGGTCCGCTTCATTCAACTCACGAGCCCCGGTTGGGACCATCATAATAACATGCGCGAAAATTTGACGCGCAATGCGCAATCGATCGACAAGCCGATCGCGGGCCTAATCGCCGATCTCAAGCAGCGTGGACTGCTCGACGACACGCTCATCGTCTGGGGTGGCGAATTCGGTCGAACCGCACGCGACGACAAAGGAGACGGCGACGGGCGCGGGCACGCCAATCGCGGATTCACGATGTGGATGGCCGGCGGCGGAGTCCGCGGCGGCATGCGCTACGGCAAGACCGACGAAATGGGAGAGAATGCCGTCGAAGGAAACATGGACATCCACGACCTCCATGCGACGATCTTGTATCTCCTCGGCCTCGACCATGAAGGATTGACCTTCAAATACGCCGGCCGCGACTTCCGCCTCACGGACACGAAAGGGAAAGTCCATACCGGGATCGTGGCGTGA
- a CDS encoding DUF1501 domain-containing protein — MLELVSDPLRRNRVITRRDSLRVGMLGVGGLVLSDLLRLRATAAEQPKRATSVILLFVHGGPSHLETYDLKPDAPTEIRGPYGPIDTSVPGMQICEHLPLQAKIAHRFSLIRSCCHDQANHFEGHTRFLSGYRSMKAGTAESHHPMIGSIVNRFNEGRVPGLPTAVAINGVCLNGPDYSPGIAQGFWPAQYRVPIVNGGFRDTSLTVKKTRLDDRMSLLNEFDQMRRKLDQSGSMDAMDTFNRQAVEIMTTDKTRRAFDLSLEDPATRARYGDDSFGREALLARRLVEAGVGFVSVRVPGSAPGSKASDWDDHAVNWDMLTAMNARLPRYDHVVATLINDLYDRGLDRDVLLVVTGEFGRTPRLEQRDGRIGRDHYPGAMSILVSGGGIPTGQIIGATSKFGAYPTDRKLDPHDILATIYRHLGIDHRREYSDPQGRPFPLTQGTPITELTATTAT, encoded by the coding sequence ATGCTCGAACTTGTGTCCGATCCCCTCCGTCGCAATCGCGTGATTACCAGACGCGACTCGCTGCGCGTCGGCATGCTCGGCGTCGGCGGATTAGTCCTCTCCGATCTGCTTCGCTTGCGCGCCACGGCCGCCGAACAGCCTAAGCGGGCGACATCCGTGATCTTGCTCTTCGTGCATGGCGGCCCGAGCCATCTGGAGACGTATGACCTGAAGCCCGACGCTCCGACAGAGATTCGCGGGCCGTATGGACCGATCGATACCAGCGTGCCGGGGATGCAGATCTGCGAGCATCTGCCGCTGCAAGCGAAGATCGCCCATCGCTTCTCGTTGATCCGCTCTTGCTGCCACGACCAAGCCAACCACTTCGAGGGTCACACGCGGTTTTTGAGCGGCTATCGCAGCATGAAGGCCGGCACCGCCGAATCGCATCATCCGATGATCGGATCCATCGTCAATCGATTCAACGAAGGTCGGGTGCCGGGTCTTCCGACCGCGGTGGCGATCAACGGCGTTTGCCTGAACGGCCCCGACTACAGCCCGGGAATCGCACAAGGCTTTTGGCCCGCGCAATATCGCGTGCCGATCGTCAACGGCGGGTTTCGCGATACGAGCCTCACGGTGAAGAAGACGCGTCTCGACGATCGGATGAGTTTGTTGAACGAGTTCGACCAGATGCGGCGCAAGCTCGATCAGAGCGGCTCGATGGACGCGATGGACACGTTCAATCGCCAAGCGGTCGAGATCATGACGACCGATAAAACCCGCCGGGCCTTCGATCTGTCGCTGGAAGATCCAGCCACGCGCGCTCGCTACGGCGACGATTCGTTCGGGCGAGAAGCGTTGTTGGCGCGGCGCTTGGTCGAGGCGGGTGTCGGCTTCGTTTCGGTGCGCGTGCCCGGCAGCGCGCCGGGTTCCAAAGCGAGCGACTGGGACGATCACGCGGTCAATTGGGACATGCTGACGGCGATGAACGCGCGCCTTCCGCGTTACGACCATGTCGTCGCTACGCTGATCAACGACCTTTACGATCGTGGTCTCGATCGCGACGTGCTATTGGTCGTGACCGGCGAGTTCGGCCGGACACCGCGACTCGAGCAACGGGACGGCCGCATCGGTCGCGACCACTATCCGGGCGCCATGTCGATTCTCGTTTCCGGAGGGGGAATCCCGACCGGGCAAATCATCGGAGCGACGAGCAAGTTCGGCGCGTACCCGACGGACCGCAAGCTCGATCCGCACGATATCTTGGCGACCATCTACCGACACTTAGGAATCGACCATCGCCGCGAATACTCCGATCCCCAAGGCCGCCCCTTCCCGCTAACGCAGGGAACTCCCATTACAGAGTTAACGGCCACGACCGCAACCTAA
- a CDS encoding Gfo/Idh/MocA family oxidoreductase: MSNADRRTFLLESAAATAALAMTSTALSAAEDAKSGESKPSERLVVGLIGPGGMGTYHLKTLLANKQADVAYICEVDATRAAAAAKLVESATGTAPKVVADMRQVLDDKSVAAVFIATPDHWHAPATILACDAGKHVYVEKPCCHNIREGRLMIEAARKNKRIVQIGTQSRSSAHVMKAMQLLKEGAIGEIISAKVWNSQKRRDIGHLQPSDPPPTLDYDTWTGPAPLKKYQANLLPASWRWWYDFGCGDMGNDGVHNLDIACWGLGVETHPTTIAAIGGKYFFDDDQQFPDTQNVLFEYADEKTGKKKQLLFEQRIWSPYGQEGYENGNAFYGTKGCLIMGHTTGWQLLGPRNKVIDSMTGSPDLAAHHRNFFACIRSGEPTHAPAEVGHLSASLCHLGNIATRLSRMLSFDPVTERIVKDDEADALVHRQYREHWGTPRGV; encoded by the coding sequence ATGTCGAACGCCGATCGTCGTACGTTTCTGCTGGAAAGCGCCGCTGCCACCGCAGCCCTTGCGATGACGTCGACTGCTCTCTCGGCCGCCGAAGATGCCAAGTCCGGCGAGTCGAAGCCGAGCGAGCGTCTCGTCGTCGGGCTGATCGGGCCGGGAGGGATGGGAACATATCACCTCAAGACGTTGCTGGCGAACAAACAGGCCGACGTCGCTTATATCTGCGAGGTGGACGCTACGCGCGCCGCTGCCGCCGCGAAGCTCGTCGAATCGGCGACCGGGACCGCGCCGAAAGTCGTCGCGGATATGCGGCAAGTGCTCGACGACAAGTCGGTCGCCGCGGTCTTCATCGCCACACCCGATCATTGGCATGCACCGGCGACCATCTTGGCTTGCGATGCGGGCAAGCATGTTTACGTCGAGAAGCCTTGTTGCCACAACATTCGCGAAGGCCGGCTGATGATCGAAGCGGCCCGGAAGAACAAGCGGATCGTGCAGATCGGCACGCAGAGCCGCAGTTCGGCACATGTGATGAAGGCGATGCAACTGCTGAAAGAAGGGGCGATCGGCGAAATCATTTCGGCGAAGGTTTGGAACAGTCAGAAACGGCGCGACATCGGACATCTGCAACCGAGCGATCCGCCGCCGACCCTCGACTATGACACGTGGACCGGACCGGCGCCGCTGAAAAAGTATCAGGCCAATCTACTCCCCGCCTCATGGCGCTGGTGGTACGACTTCGGTTGCGGCGACATGGGCAACGACGGCGTTCATAACCTCGACATCGCTTGTTGGGGGCTCGGCGTCGAGACGCATCCGACGACCATTGCAGCCATCGGCGGCAAATACTTTTTCGACGATGACCAACAATTTCCCGACACGCAAAACGTTCTGTTCGAGTATGCCGACGAAAAGACGGGCAAGAAGAAGCAGCTGCTCTTCGAACAGCGCATCTGGTCGCCGTACGGACAGGAAGGCTACGAGAACGGCAACGCGTTCTACGGCACGAAGGGCTGCTTGATCATGGGACATACTACCGGCTGGCAACTCTTGGGCCCGCGCAACAAGGTGATCGATTCGATGACCGGCAGCCCGGATCTCGCGGCGCACCATCGCAACTTCTTCGCCTGCATCCGTTCCGGCGAGCCGACGCATGCCCCGGCCGAAGTCGGGCATCTTTCCGCCTCGCTCTGTCATCTCGGGAATATCGCGACCCGGCTGAGCCGGATGTTGTCGTTCGATCCGGTGACCGAGCGGATCGTGAAGGACGACGAAGCCGACGCTCTGGTACATCGGCAATACCGAGAACACTGGGGAACACCGCGCGGGGTGTGA